A single region of the Bifidobacterium asteroides DSM 20089 genome encodes:
- the pth gene encoding aminoacyl-tRNA hydrolase: MASDFWLIAGLGNPGDEYKGTRHNMGFMCADLLAERWSVNLRDHKGLAQLGRGTLDLEGRRIPFFLAKPLTFMNDSGDALASICSYYHIPVGRVVVIHDDMDLEFGRIKVKAGGSSGGHNGIRSIDRSLGSNAYARVRMGVGHARRGPDAHRRTVDWVLGTFVGDQRKRLPEFLADGADAAEIVITKGLSQAQELFNGR, translated from the coding sequence ATGGCATCCGATTTCTGGCTGATAGCCGGACTGGGCAACCCGGGTGACGAGTACAAGGGCACCAGGCACAACATGGGCTTCATGTGCGCCGATCTGCTGGCCGAACGCTGGTCGGTCAACCTGCGCGACCACAAGGGTCTGGCCCAGCTGGGCCGTGGCACCCTGGATCTTGAAGGACGCCGCATACCCTTCTTCCTGGCCAAGCCGCTGACCTTCATGAACGACTCCGGCGATGCCCTGGCCTCGATCTGCTCCTACTACCACATACCGGTTGGGCGGGTCGTGGTCATCCATGACGACATGGATCTGGAGTTCGGCCGGATCAAGGTCAAGGCCGGTGGGTCCTCGGGCGGGCACAACGGCATCCGTTCCATCGACCGTTCCCTGGGCAGCAACGCCTATGCCCGGGTCCGCATGGGTGTGGGGCATGCCCGGAGGGGTCCGGACGCCCATCGCCGCACCGTGGATTGGGTTCTGGGCACCTTTGTCGGCGATCAGCGCAAGCGCCTGCCCGAGTTCCTGGCCGACGGCGCGGATGCCGCAGAAATCGTGATCACCAAGGGCCTCAGCCAGGCTCAGGAGCTGTTCAATGGTCGATGA
- a CDS encoding GNAT family N-acetyltransferase — translation MSATPRIRLCRRGDLEAVTAIYNQAVMDGGSTADTAPVSLDQRLQWLLSHDPDQGHPVLVLEQEGRVLAFGSLSAYYDRPGYQETCELSYYVDRDSRGRGLGALMVHSLLERARQEGMRLAVAIIFDDNSASKALLHRFGFSRFGLLPQAAWDRFVLHDVSYWSLSLERKGVGEPV, via the coding sequence GTGAGCGCCACCCCGCGCATCCGGCTCTGCCGTCGCGGGGACCTGGAGGCGGTCACCGCCATCTACAACCAGGCGGTCATGGATGGTGGTTCCACGGCGGATACGGCCCCGGTCAGCCTGGACCAGCGCCTGCAATGGCTACTGTCCCATGATCCGGACCAGGGCCATCCGGTTCTGGTTCTGGAGCAGGAGGGCCGGGTGCTGGCCTTCGGTTCACTGTCGGCCTACTACGACCGACCCGGCTACCAGGAGACCTGCGAGCTGAGCTACTACGTGGATCGCGACAGCCGTGGACGGGGTCTGGGCGCCCTGATGGTCCATTCCCTGCTGGAGCGCGCCCGGCAGGAGGGCATGCGTCTGGCCGTGGCCATCATCTTCGATGACAATTCGGCCTCCAAGGCTCTGCTGCACCGGTTCGGGTTCAGCCGCTTCGGCCTCCTGCCCCAGGCCGCCTGGGACCGGTTCGTCCTGCATGACGTCTCCTACTGGAGCCTGTCCCTTGAGCGTAAAGGGGTCGGGGAGCCTGTGTAG